The Castor canadensis chromosome X, mCasCan1.hap1v2, whole genome shotgun sequence genome includes a region encoding these proteins:
- the LOC109677604 gene encoding ubiquitin carboxyl-terminal hydrolase 51-like, translated as MAQIGDASPSSGSVARRSSGSGGGASAEQAAEKAGTMEEEEMGAAKAYAVQEAEMKLESGQEPNPVPEKNLMWSGSGDAEKVFPPTPSSCHSSSSSACPRRKPRPRPQSRSRSLGRPGLLAPPPPAIRPQSLPLPQPPPPPSRSPAWRKSRRRSIPGARPQTRRGCSGNPEGSGYRGQVKFDPGPTGCFHVQKFKVAKNWQKNLRMIYQRFVWSGTLETRKRRVKPCICHVCSTHMNRLHSCMSCGFFGCFTKKHIHKHAETKRHNLAVDVYCGVIYCFMCKDYVYDKDIEQIAKETKEKILKVLTSTSTEFSHEQFMTLGVEEKQSPCESNDLEPKLVKPKKKRRKESVYTVGLRGLINLGNTCFMNCIVQALTHTPLLKDFFLSDKHKCVMTSPNLCLVCEMTSLFHAMYSESRTPHIPCKLLHLIGIHAEHLAGYRQQDAHEFLFAILDVLHRQSKYDSVEQEASNLNCCNCIIDQIFTGGLQSDVTCQACHSVSTTIDPCWDISLDLPSSCATLGSQSPEKADSTVSRDDHIQGSPSLTDCLQWFTRPEHLGSSAKIKCSSCQSYQESTKQLTMKILPVVACFHLKRFELIGKQRRKINTFVSFPLELDMTPFLASTKESMMREGHPPTDCVPNENKYSLFAVINHHGTLESGHYTSFVRQQKDQWFNCDDAVITKATIEDLLYSEVYLLFYHKQGLEKD; from the coding sequence ATGGCCCAGATTGGAGACGCTTCCCCGTCCTCCGGCTCGGTAGCCCGTAGGAGTTCGGGCAGCGGAGGAGGAGCCTCTGCGGAGCAGGCAGCAGAGAAGGCGGGGacaatggaggaggaggagatgggggcgGCGAAGGCATACGCGGTCCAGGAAGCTGAGATGAAGCTGGAGTCAGGGCAGGAGCCGAACCCCGTGCCTGAGAAGAACTTGATGTGGAGCGGCAGTGGCGACGCTGAGAAGGTGTTCCCACCAACCCCCTCTAGCTGTCACAGCAGCAGCTCATCTGCTTGCCCGCGTCGCAAGCCCCGCCCTCGGCCCCAGTCCCGGTCCCGCTCCCTTGGCCGGCCCGGGCTCTTggccccacccccacctgccATCCGGCCCCAGTCTCTCCCACTGCCGCAGCCACCTCCGCCCCCATCGCGTTCCCCCGCCTGGCGCAAGTCCAGGCGTAGATCCATACCTGGGGCCAGGCCCCAAACACGGAGAGGCTGCTCTGGTAACCCAGAGGGCTCTGGCTATCGAGGCCAGGTTAAATTTGATCCGGGTCCCACAGGCTGCTTTCATGTGCAGAAATTTAAAGTAGCCAAAAATTGGCAGAAGAACCTGCGGATGATCTACCAACGTTTTGTTTGGAGTGGGACCCTGGAGACTAGGAAACGTAGGGTAAAGCCATGTATCTGTCATGTATGTAGCACCCATATGAACAGACTCCACTCTTGTATGTCTTGTGGCTTTTTTGGCTGCTTTACTAAGAAACATATTCATAAACATGCAGAAACAAAACGGCACAACTTAGCAGTAGACGTCTATTGTGGAGTTATATATTGCTTTATGTGTAAAGATTATGTATATGACAAAGATATAGAACAGATtgccaaagaaacaaaagagaaaattttgaaagTATTAACTTCCACCTCAACAGAATTTTCTCATGAACAATTTATGACATTGGGTGTTGAAGAGAAACAATCACCCTGTGAGTCAAACGATCTGGAACCAAAATTGGTGAAACccaagaaaaagaggagaaaggagtcAGTGTATACTGTAGGCCTCAGAGGGCTAATCAACCTTGGGAACACCTGCTTTATGAATTGCATTGTCCAGGCACTTACTCATACTCCTCTACTAAAAGATTTCTTCCTCTCTGATAAACACAAGTGTGTAATGACAAGTCCAAATTTATGTCTAGTCTGTGAAATGACTTCTCTTTTTCATGCTATGTACTCTGAGAGCCGAACTCCTCATATTCCCTGTAAGTTATTGCACCTGATAGGCATTCATGCAGAACATTTAGCTGGGTACAGGCAGCAGGATGCCCATGAATTTCTTTTTGCGATATTAGATGTGCTACATAGACAGAGCAAATATGATAGTGTTGAACAGGAGGCCAGTAACCTCAACTGCTGTAATTGCATCATAGACCAAATCTTTACAGGTGGCTTGCAATCCGATGTCACCTGTCAAGCCTGCCACAGTGTCTCTACCACCATAGACCCATGCTGGGATATCAGCCTGGACTTGCCTAGCTCTTGTGCTACACTTGGTTCCCAGAGCCCAGAGAAGGCTGACAGCACAGTGAGCAGGGATGACCACATACAAGGAAGCCCCTCACTTACGGATTGCCTGCAGTGGTTTACGAGGCCAGAGCACCTAGGAAGCAGTGCCAAAATCAAATGTAGTAGTTGCCAAAGCTACCAGGAATCTACCAAACAGCTTACAATGAAGATATTGCCTGTGGTGGCCTGTTTTCATCTAAAGCGGTTTGAACTTATAGGCAAACAGAGGCGAAAGATTAATACTTTTGTCTCTTTTCCCTTGGAACTAGACATGACTCCGTTTTTGGCCTCTACTAAAGAGAGCATGATGAGAGAAGGCCATCCACCAACAGATTGTGTTCCCAATGAGAATAAGTATTCCTTGTTTGCAGTGATTAACCACCATGGAACTTTGGAAAGTGGTCACTATACCAGCTTTGTCCGTCAACAAAAGGACCAGTGGTTCAATTGTGATGATGCCGTCATCACCAAGGCTACCATTGAAGACTTACTCTATAGTGAAGTGTATTTACTGTTTTACCACAAGCAAGGTCTAGAGAAAGACTAG